One region of Halocalculus aciditolerans genomic DNA includes:
- a CDS encoding YqaA family protein translates to MFTPLVEFGWLADAVRTATGPLALVLIAVYSFLIAVVLPLPSEVVLYPATTMDIGLSYPLTLALVILVSGVGKAAGSVVALTLGHTATHSGPVVTACRRLGFNPVEWSQARAVELARRWGYVGLAAALSVPFFPDTLSIYAFSVLEDDYRKFALATFAGSVGRLLVTLVVFHGAAIAV, encoded by the coding sequence GTGTTCACCCCGCTCGTCGAGTTCGGCTGGCTCGCCGACGCCGTGCGCACGGCGACCGGGCCGCTCGCCCTCGTCCTCATCGCCGTCTACTCCTTCCTCATCGCCGTCGTCCTCCCGCTCCCGAGCGAAGTCGTCCTCTACCCCGCGACCACCATGGACATCGGGCTCTCCTACCCCCTGACGCTCGCGCTCGTCATCCTCGTGAGCGGCGTCGGGAAGGCCGCCGGGAGCGTCGTCGCGCTCACACTCGGCCACACCGCCACCCACTCCGGCCCCGTCGTCACCGCCTGCCGCCGCCTCGGCTTCAACCCCGTCGAGTGGTCGCAGGCGCGCGCCGTCGAACTCGCGAGACGCTGGGGATACGTCGGCCTCGCCGCCGCCCTCTCCGTCCCCTTCTTCCCCGACACGCTCTCCATCTACGCGTTCAGCGTCCTCGAAGACGACTACCGGAAGTTCGCACTCGCCACGTTCGCCGGCTCCGTCGGCCGCCTCCTCGTCACCCTCGTCGTCTTCCACGGCGCGGCCATCGCAGTCTGA
- the metG gene encoding methionine--tRNA ligase produces MSHEELPTDNPAVVTCGLPYANGDLHIGHLRTYVSGDVLSRSLRTLGQQTAFVSGSDMHGTPIAVNAEKEGVSPEAFALRHHETYEETFPKFDIDFDNYGHTHDETNAELTQEFVRQWEANDHVYEQEIQVAYDPEADQWLPDRYVEGECPYCGEHARGDECDEGCQRHLEPGDIVDPVSTLTGNPAEYREREHKFLRLSDFQDYLNGFINRLEGTSNAQNQPREWIEGDLQDLCITRDMDWGIDYPGEGAEDLVLYVWVDAPIEYVSSTKQYTERVGTDEYDWESVWKDGDSEIIHVIGRDIIQHHTVFWPSMLKGAGYNEPRAVCATGFVNLDGKAFSTSRNRAIWADEYLAEGFHPDLLRYYLATASGFERDVNFSWERFQERVNNELADVVGNFVNRALLFAARNFDGTPDVELTDETEVRIAEAMDDYEDALNDYDIRTAGEVAVALARYGNEYIQNEEPWKLDDDEAAPVIRDCVQLVKAVSVLLSPFTPEKADDAWSLLAETGSVADATIGDCLQPTPETFDEPDGGLFEKIDDDRVDELNAKLEARVEATEAAEPDETEAESETTEETDAESESESEQSTGPADVEPVSDDRISFEDFQDLDLRVGRIESAEGIEGADKLMKLTVDIGVETRQIVAGLKQLHDAADLEGKRVVVVANLEEAELFGTKSNGMVLAAGDDADLLTTYEDAEPGTKIK; encoded by the coding sequence ATGAGTCACGAGGAACTCCCCACCGACAACCCCGCGGTGGTGACCTGTGGGTTGCCGTACGCGAACGGCGACCTCCACATCGGCCACCTGCGGACGTACGTGAGCGGCGACGTGCTCTCGCGGAGCCTGCGAACGCTCGGCCAGCAGACCGCGTTCGTCTCCGGGAGCGACATGCACGGCACGCCAATCGCGGTGAACGCCGAGAAGGAGGGCGTCAGCCCCGAGGCGTTCGCGCTCCGCCACCACGAGACGTACGAGGAGACGTTCCCGAAGTTCGACATCGACTTCGACAACTACGGGCACACGCACGACGAGACGAACGCGGAACTCACCCAGGAGTTCGTCCGCCAGTGGGAGGCGAACGACCACGTCTACGAACAGGAGATACAGGTCGCCTACGACCCCGAGGCCGACCAGTGGCTCCCCGACCGCTACGTCGAAGGCGAATGCCCGTACTGCGGCGAGCACGCGCGCGGCGACGAGTGCGACGAGGGCTGCCAGCGCCACCTCGAACCCGGCGACATCGTCGACCCCGTCTCCACGCTCACCGGGAACCCCGCCGAGTACCGCGAGCGCGAGCACAAGTTCCTCCGCCTCTCCGACTTCCAGGACTACCTCAACGGCTTCATCAACCGCCTGGAGGGGACGAGTAACGCGCAGAACCAGCCCCGCGAGTGGATCGAGGGCGACCTCCAGGACCTCTGCATCACGCGGGACATGGACTGGGGCATCGACTACCCCGGCGAGGGCGCGGAAGACCTCGTCCTCTACGTCTGGGTGGACGCCCCCATCGAGTACGTCTCCTCGACGAAGCAGTACACCGAGCGCGTCGGCACGGACGAGTACGACTGGGAGTCGGTCTGGAAGGACGGGGACTCCGAAATCATCCACGTCATCGGCCGCGACATCATCCAGCACCACACGGTCTTCTGGCCGTCGATGCTCAAGGGCGCGGGCTACAACGAGCCGCGCGCCGTCTGCGCCACCGGCTTCGTCAACCTCGACGGCAAGGCCTTCAGCACCTCCCGGAACCGCGCCATCTGGGCGGACGAATACTTAGCGGAGGGCTTCCACCCCGACCTCCTCCGGTACTACCTCGCCACCGCCTCCGGCTTCGAGCGCGACGTGAACTTCTCCTGGGAGCGCTTCCAGGAGCGCGTCAACAACGAACTCGCCGACGTCGTCGGGAACTTCGTCAACCGCGCGCTCCTCTTCGCCGCGCGGAACTTCGACGGCACGCCCGACGTCGAACTCACCGACGAGACCGAAGTCCGCATCGCCGAGGCGATGGACGACTACGAGGACGCCCTCAACGACTACGACATTCGGACTGCCGGCGAAGTCGCCGTCGCCCTCGCGCGCTACGGGAACGAGTACATCCAGAACGAAGAACCCTGGAAGCTCGACGACGACGAAGCCGCGCCCGTCATCCGCGACTGCGTCCAGCTCGTGAAAGCCGTCAGCGTCCTCCTCTCCCCCTTCACGCCCGAGAAAGCCGACGACGCCTGGAGCCTCCTGGCCGAGACAGGGAGCGTCGCGGACGCCACCATCGGCGACTGCCTCCAACCCACGCCCGAGACGTTCGACGAGCCCGACGGCGGCCTCTTCGAGAAGATCGACGACGACCGCGTCGACGAACTCAACGCCAAACTCGAAGCGCGCGTCGAAGCAACCGAAGCAGCCGAACCAGACGAAACCGAAGCCGAATCCGAGACGACAGAAGAAACCGACGCCGAGTCCGAGTCGGAGTCCGAGCAGTCCACCGGACCCGCCGACGTCGAACCCGTGAGCGACGACCGCATCAGCTTCGAGGACTTCCAGGACCTCGACCTCCGCGTCGGCCGCATCGAGAGCGCAGAAGGCATCGAGGGCGCGGACAAGCTCATGAAGCTCACCGTGGATATCGGCGTGGAGACCCGGCAGATCGTCGCCGGCCTGAAGCAGCTCCACGACGCCGCTGACCTCGAAGGCAAGCGCGTCGTCGTCGTCGCCAACCTCGAAGAAGCCGAACTCTTCGGCACGAAATCGAACGGCATGGTGCTCGCCGCCGGCGACGACGCCGACCTCCTCACCACCTACGAGGACGCCGAAC
- the mfnA gene encoding tyrosine decarboxylase MfnA, with product MQRDPQDFDRVLSSMCTVPHPAARDAAMRFLSDNPGDPATYPVIAELEDDVVAMLGDIVGLDDPHGYVASGGTESNIQAVRAARNLADTDSPNVVAPESAHFSFPKAAEVLGVELRTVPTDADHRADLDAVAAAVDADTAMVVGVAGTTEFGRVDPVPALADLARDADALLHVDAAWGGFYLPFTPHEWSFAHADVDTMTVDPHKVGRAPVPAGGLLARDSRVLDALAVATPYLETRSQATLNGTRSGAGVAGAHAAIDAQWPTEYEDTYERQQANADWLAAELDARGYRVTDPVLPLVAADIPTREFDALRDRDWRISTTAAGETRFVLMPHVTRDTLARFLDDLDTVRD from the coding sequence ATGCAGCGGGACCCGCAGGACTTCGACCGGGTGCTCTCCTCGATGTGCACCGTGCCGCATCCGGCGGCGCGCGACGCCGCGATGCGCTTTCTCTCCGATAATCCCGGCGACCCCGCGACCTACCCCGTAATCGCCGAACTCGAAGACGACGTCGTCGCGATGCTCGGCGACATCGTCGGCCTCGACGACCCGCACGGCTACGTCGCGTCCGGCGGCACGGAGAGCAACATCCAGGCCGTCCGCGCCGCGCGGAACCTCGCCGACACCGATTCGCCGAACGTCGTCGCGCCCGAGAGCGCGCACTTCAGCTTCCCGAAGGCCGCCGAAGTCCTCGGGGTCGAACTCCGCACCGTCCCGACCGACGCTGACCACCGCGCGGACCTCGACGCCGTCGCGGCCGCCGTGGACGCCGACACCGCGATGGTCGTCGGCGTCGCCGGCACCACCGAGTTCGGCCGCGTCGACCCCGTCCCCGCGCTCGCCGACCTCGCCCGCGACGCCGACGCCCTCCTCCACGTCGACGCCGCCTGGGGCGGGTTTTATCTGCCCTTCACGCCCCACGAGTGGAGCTTCGCGCACGCCGACGTGGACACGATGACCGTCGACCCCCACAAGGTCGGGCGCGCGCCGGTTCCCGCCGGCGGCCTGCTCGCCCGCGACTCTCGCGTGCTCGACGCGCTCGCCGTCGCCACCCCCTATCTCGAAACGCGGAGTCAGGCGACGCTGAACGGCACGCGGAGCGGCGCGGGCGTCGCCGGCGCGCACGCCGCCATCGACGCCCAGTGGCCAACCGAGTACGAAGACACCTACGAGCGCCAGCAGGCGAACGCCGACTGGCTCGCCGCCGAACTCGACGCCCGCGGCTACCGCGTCACCGACCCCGTCCTCCCGCTCGTCGCCGCCGACATCCCCACCCGCGAGTTCGACGCGCTCCGCGACCGCGACTGGCGCATCTCCACCACCGCCGCCGGCGAAACCCGCTTCGTCCTCATGCCCCACGTCACCCGCGACACCCTCGCCCGCTTCCTCGACGACCTCGACACCGTCCGCGACTGA